One segment of Comamonas thiooxydans DNA contains the following:
- the kynB gene encoding arylformamidase, translating into MTRQIWDISPAIHPAAPVFPGDTPYSQEWVASIGPGCPVNVSAIHLSPHVGAHADAPLHYDAQGAAIGAVDLDAFLGPCRVIHAIGCGPLIEWRHIAHAIDAGLPARVLVRTYEKAPTGWDADLAAYAPETVQKLADLGVKLIGIDTASIDPASSKSLDSHMVIRQRGLRVLENLVLDAVSEGDYELIALPLKLTEADASPVRAVLRSLL; encoded by the coding sequence ATGACACGCCAGATCTGGGATATTTCTCCTGCCATCCATCCTGCCGCACCGGTGTTTCCGGGCGACACGCCCTATAGCCAGGAATGGGTGGCCAGCATTGGCCCGGGCTGCCCGGTCAATGTCAGCGCCATTCATCTTTCGCCCCATGTAGGCGCGCATGCCGATGCGCCGCTGCACTACGATGCGCAGGGCGCGGCCATTGGCGCCGTCGATCTCGATGCCTTTCTCGGCCCCTGCCGGGTGATCCACGCCATAGGCTGCGGGCCCTTGATCGAATGGCGTCACATAGCGCACGCCATCGATGCCGGCCTGCCCGCGCGCGTGCTGGTGCGCACCTACGAGAAAGCGCCCACCGGCTGGGATGCCGACCTCGCCGCCTATGCCCCCGAGACCGTGCAAAAGCTGGCCGACCTGGGCGTCAAGCTGATCGGCATAGACACTGCCAGCATAGACCCCGCCAGCAGCAAGAGCCTGGACAGCCATATGGTGATCCGCCAGCGCGGCCTGCGCGTGCTCGAGAACCTGGTGCTCGACGCAGTGAGCGAAGGCGACTATGAGCTGATCGCTCTGCCGCTCAAGCTCACCGAAGCCGATGCCTCGCCGGTGCGTGCCGTGTTGCGCAGCCTGCTCTGA
- the kynU gene encoding kynureninase, whose amino-acid sequence MTTLQDCQALDAQDPLRALRERFALPQGVIYLDGNSLGAQPKAAAARVAEVVTQEWGQDLITSWNKAGWITLPERLGNQFAAWLGAGQGELVFTDTTSINLYKVLSAAARIAREDAPGRKKLISERSNFPTDLYIAQSVCQEYGLELVLLEPEEIAGALQTDVAISMLTHVNYRTGAMHDMAAVTAAAHAQGILCVWDLCHSAGAVPVDLKGADADFAVGCSYKYLNGGPGAPAFVWAHPRLINRFWQPLSGWFGHAEPFKFVPDYHPAQGIQRYLCGTQPMISMSVLQCGIDIYTEAEAFGGMAALRKKSLALTDLFIQLVEERCQGHGLGLATPREHAARGSQVCLTREEGLGVNGQGSGAYAIVQALIARGVIGDFRKGDGGTGKHKDILRFGFTPLYVGFADVWNAVEHLRQVLESGEWQRPEFNTVHAVT is encoded by the coding sequence ATGACCACTTTGCAAGACTGCCAGGCTCTGGACGCCCAGGACCCGCTGCGCGCGCTGCGCGAGCGCTTTGCCCTGCCCCAGGGTGTGATCTACCTGGACGGCAATTCCCTGGGCGCCCAGCCCAAGGCCGCCGCCGCGCGCGTGGCCGAAGTGGTGACGCAGGAATGGGGCCAGGACCTCATCACCTCCTGGAACAAGGCCGGCTGGATCACGCTGCCCGAGCGCCTTGGCAACCAGTTCGCTGCCTGGCTGGGCGCGGGCCAGGGCGAGCTGGTGTTCACCGACACCACTTCCATCAATCTCTACAAGGTGTTGAGCGCTGCCGCCCGCATCGCCCGCGAAGATGCGCCCGGCCGCAAAAAACTGATCAGCGAGCGCAGCAACTTCCCCACCGATCTCTATATCGCCCAGTCCGTCTGCCAGGAATACGGCCTGGAGCTGGTGCTGCTCGAGCCCGAGGAAATCGCCGGTGCGCTGCAGACCGATGTGGCGATCTCCATGCTCACCCATGTCAACTACCGCACGGGCGCCATGCACGATATGGCAGCCGTCACGGCCGCCGCCCACGCCCAGGGCATTCTCTGCGTCTGGGATCTGTGCCACAGCGCAGGTGCCGTGCCCGTGGACCTTAAGGGCGCCGATGCCGACTTTGCCGTGGGCTGCAGCTACAAATACCTCAACGGCGGCCCCGGCGCGCCGGCCTTTGTCTGGGCGCATCCGCGCCTGATCAACCGCTTCTGGCAGCCGCTGTCGGGCTGGTTCGGCCACGCCGAGCCTTTCAAGTTCGTGCCCGACTACCACCCCGCCCAGGGCATCCAGCGCTATCTCTGCGGCACCCAGCCCATGATCAGCATGAGCGTGCTGCAGTGCGGCATCGACATCTACACCGAGGCCGAGGCTTTCGGAGGCATGGCCGCGCTGCGCAAGAAATCGCTGGCGCTGACCGATCTGTTCATCCAGCTCGTGGAAGAGCGCTGCCAGGGCCACGGCCTGGGTCTGGCGACACCGCGCGAGCATGCGGCACGCGGCTCCCAGGTCTGCCTGACCCGGGAAGAAGGTCTGGGCGTGAATGGCCAGGGCAGCGGCGCTTACGCCATTGTCCAGGCGCTGATTGCACGCGGCGTGATCGGCGACTTCCGCAAGGGCGACGGCGGCACAGGCAAGCACAAGGACATTCTGCGTTTCGGCTTCACACCGCTGTATGTGGGCTTTGCCGATGTGTGGAATGCCGTCGAGCATCTGCGTCAGGTGCTGGAATCGGGCGAATGGCAACGGCCCGAGTTCAATACCGTACACGCCGTGACCTGA
- a CDS encoding SLC13 family permease, giving the protein MYMFISALPVATVIAVLLAGWRSLHAAALGVAVALLVIALAFAQPASTWLAACMHWAPVLLEVLLIVAGGLLLSEVLRESGAQKALADWLLARAGSGTGAVLLVVHGITPFAESVTGFGVGVTIGIPLLAHFGLSPRKVVLIGLLGLCAVPWGSMGPGTLVAATMAGLPFKELGQASALVSVIPFVITGMAAALASAPGRRWPALLQGLLSGLSLTAAVALMNTLAGTAPAGALGALVVVGWHLLRLRVSRADADKPSLSAPGRRALAAYALLLGGVLAAAALLRTLDLPAAWHGLASPGLWLLVAAVFFTRGRPARPSLAKVWRSWLQVAPVTALFIVLGVLMAVSGMAAQLAQALARSGSLYLLAAPFVGALGGFVTGSNTGANAMFAATQAEIAHALGAPLLPFMAVHNVSASLLLMASPGKVEMAVQLLAQGAAQRRWVQQSVLMLALVAVALMGVLNWSWARA; this is encoded by the coding sequence ATGTACATGTTTATCAGTGCCTTGCCCGTGGCCACCGTCATCGCCGTCCTGCTGGCGGGCTGGCGCTCGCTGCATGCCGCAGCGCTGGGCGTGGCGGTGGCGCTGCTGGTGATTGCCCTGGCGTTTGCGCAGCCCGCTTCAACATGGCTGGCCGCCTGCATGCACTGGGCGCCGGTGTTGCTGGAAGTGCTGTTGATCGTGGCCGGCGGGCTGCTGCTGTCCGAGGTGCTGCGCGAGTCAGGGGCGCAGAAGGCCCTGGCCGACTGGCTGCTGGCCAGGGCCGGCAGCGGCACGGGCGCCGTGCTGCTGGTGGTGCATGGCATCACGCCGTTTGCCGAGTCGGTCACCGGCTTTGGCGTGGGCGTGACCATAGGCATACCGCTGCTCGCGCACTTCGGGCTGTCGCCGCGCAAGGTGGTGCTTATCGGCCTGCTGGGCCTTTGCGCCGTGCCCTGGGGCTCCATGGGGCCGGGGACGCTGGTGGCGGCCACCATGGCGGGTCTGCCGTTCAAGGAGCTGGGTCAGGCTTCGGCCCTGGTCAGCGTGATTCCGTTTGTCATCACCGGCATGGCGGCGGCTCTGGCGAGTGCGCCGGGGCGTCGCTGGCCGGCTCTGCTGCAGGGCCTGCTGTCGGGTCTGTCGCTGACGGCGGCCGTAGCCTTGATGAATACCCTGGCCGGCACGGCGCCCGCGGGAGCGCTCGGTGCCTTGGTGGTGGTGGGCTGGCATCTGCTGCGCCTGCGCGTGTCGCGGGCGGACGCGGACAAGCCGTCCCTGAGCGCGCCGGGGCGGCGTGCGCTGGCCGCCTATGCGCTGCTGCTGGGCGGCGTGCTGGCGGCCGCAGCGCTGCTGCGCACCCTGGATCTGCCCGCTGCCTGGCATGGGCTGGCCTCGCCGGGGCTGTGGCTGCTGGTGGCAGCGGTTTTTTTCACGCGAGGCCGGCCGGCGCGCCCATCGCTGGCAAAGGTCTGGCGCTCCTGGCTGCAGGTGGCGCCGGTCACAGCGCTGTTCATTGTGCTGGGCGTGCTGATGGCGGTTTCGGGCATGGCCGCGCAACTGGCGCAGGCACTGGCCCGCAGCGGGTCGCTGTATCTGCTGGCCGCACCCTTTGTGGGAGCGCTGGGTGGCTTCGTGACCGGCTCCAATACCGGGGCCAATGCCATGTTCGCGGCCACGCAGGCCGAGATAGCCCATGCGCTGGGCGCGCCGCTGCTGCCATTCATGGCCGTGCACAACGTCAGTGCCTCGCTGCTGCTCATGGCTTCGCCCGGCAAGGTGGAGATGGCGGTGCAACTGCTGGCGCAAGGTGCTGCCCAGCGGCGCTGGGTGCAGCAAAGCGTGCTGATGCTGGCCCTGGTCGCCGTGGCGCTGATGGGCGTGCTCAATTGGAGCTGGGCGCGGGCCTGA
- a CDS encoding helix-turn-helix domain-containing protein has translation MNSTTASQASEQDVLFGAAVRARRAQLGITLDQLAQASGVSPGALSRVERGLLATSLRNAMAIAQGLGCELGELVQSAPSAQITRAGENLRFVDEASGVERLALASPSAGVNLVQYRFPPHAVSSHFAAHRAGTREVFHVLEGSIEVFTAQEQVLLHAGDTATLVVDSEHRLANASGQPARLLLLVLSPPL, from the coding sequence TTGAACTCCACCACCGCATCGCAGGCATCGGAGCAGGATGTGCTTTTCGGCGCCGCCGTCCGCGCGCGCCGCGCCCAGTTGGGCATCACACTGGATCAGCTGGCCCAGGCCAGCGGCGTTTCACCGGGCGCGCTGTCGCGCGTGGAGCGCGGTCTGCTGGCCACCAGCCTGCGCAATGCCATGGCGATTGCACAAGGTCTGGGCTGCGAGCTGGGCGAGTTGGTGCAAAGCGCGCCCAGCGCGCAGATCACGCGCGCCGGCGAGAACCTGCGCTTTGTCGACGAGGCCAGCGGCGTGGAGCGCCTGGCCCTGGCCAGCCCCAGCGCGGGTGTGAACCTCGTGCAATACCGCTTTCCGCCGCATGCGGTCTCCAGCCATTTCGCGGCCCATCGCGCAGGCACACGCGAGGTCTTTCATGTGCTGGAAGGCAGCATCGAAGTCTTCACCGCCCAGGAGCAGGTGCTGCTGCATGCGGGCGACACGGCCACGCTGGTGGTGGACAGCGAGCACCGCCTGGCCAATGCCTCGGGCCAGCCCGCACGCCTGCTGCTGCTGGTGCTGTCGCCCCCGCTCTGA
- a CDS encoding DNA repair protein: protein MNFTNEAQTHYGAAPVIENRMLLEVSIALPARYRFDEFVHFHDRDEQQLAERVDAVAHSLHKAIMWKRNPALLQLQWQTGQVQARLHAAHAEPAEADLAALQAMVKRMLGLIYAPGQLELAHGDHPELGVLLSRQAGLHVPGSPTPFEALTWAITGQQITVAVAVSLRRKLIALAGEPLAQEGDMPALHAYPDAQRVAALGLDTLRGAGFSQAKAQTLLAVAQAVAEGRLPLDDWAARSAAGRWAEEDVAAASAQLLAVKGIGPWTVNYTLLRGYGWPDGSLHGDVAVRRAIGLLTGGDKPDARAASDWLEQFKPWRALVAAHLWASLADSAY, encoded by the coding sequence ATGAATTTCACGAATGAAGCACAGACGCACTACGGCGCCGCCCCTGTGATAGAAAACCGCATGCTGCTTGAAGTCTCCATTGCCCTGCCCGCGCGTTACCGCTTCGACGAATTCGTGCATTTCCATGATCGCGACGAGCAGCAACTGGCCGAGCGGGTCGATGCCGTTGCGCACAGCCTGCACAAGGCCATCATGTGGAAGCGCAACCCCGCCTTGCTGCAGCTGCAATGGCAGACCGGACAGGTGCAGGCCCGCTTGCATGCAGCGCACGCAGAGCCGGCCGAGGCAGACCTGGCAGCGCTGCAAGCCATGGTGAAACGCATGCTGGGGCTGATCTACGCGCCTGGCCAATTGGAGCTGGCGCATGGCGATCACCCCGAGCTGGGAGTGCTGCTGTCGCGCCAGGCCGGCCTGCATGTGCCCGGCTCGCCCACACCCTTCGAGGCGCTGACCTGGGCCATCACCGGCCAGCAGATCACGGTGGCCGTGGCCGTTTCGCTGCGGCGCAAGCTGATAGCGCTGGCGGGCGAGCCGCTGGCGCAAGAAGGGGACATGCCGGCCCTGCACGCCTATCCCGATGCACAGCGCGTGGCAGCCTTGGGGCTGGACACGCTGCGCGGTGCGGGCTTTTCCCAGGCCAAGGCCCAGACCCTGCTGGCCGTGGCCCAGGCCGTTGCCGAAGGCCGGTTGCCGCTGGACGACTGGGCCGCCCGCAGCGCCGCCGGGCGCTGGGCCGAGGAGGATGTGGCCGCTGCCTCGGCGCAATTGCTGGCGGTCAAGGGCATCGGTCCGTGGACGGTGAATTACACCTTGCTGCGCGGCTATGGCTGGCCCGACGGCAGCTTGCACGGCGATGTGGCGGTGCGCCGGGCCATAGGCCTGCTCACGGGTGGCGACAAACCCGATGCGCGTGCCGCCAGCGACTGGCTGGAACAGTTCAAGCCCTGGCGCGCGTTGGTGGCCGCGCACCTCTGGGCCTCGCTGGCCGACAGCGCCTATTGA
- the ada gene encoding bifunctional DNA-binding transcriptional regulator/O6-methylguanine-DNA methyltransferase Ada produces MPSPLPSTAAANSQTDERMIQCCRWLESEEPMPALEELAQRLGLSPWQLHRNFKRTTGLTPKAYAKAHRGRHVRAALAQEASESVTDAAYLSGYEASSSFYKDAPAMLGMAPQSYRRRGQDQRIRFALAECSLGSLLVASTDKGVCCVLLGDDPHALVDDLQQRFAAAQLIGADAQYEQTVAQVVALMEQPRVGLALPLDIQGTAFQQRVWQALQSIPAGQTVSYSELARQLGQPSATRAVASAVAANPIAVAVPCHRVLRNDGSISGYRWGVERKRALLLREAQQAQLKLS; encoded by the coding sequence ATGCCCAGTCCTCTGCCTTCCACCGCCGCTGCAAATTCGCAAACAGATGAGCGCATGATCCAGTGCTGCCGCTGGCTGGAGAGCGAAGAGCCCATGCCCGCGCTGGAGGAACTGGCGCAGCGGCTGGGACTCAGTCCCTGGCAGTTGCACCGCAACTTCAAGCGCACCACGGGGCTCACGCCCAAGGCCTATGCCAAGGCCCATCGAGGCAGGCATGTGCGTGCCGCGCTGGCGCAGGAGGCCAGCGAGTCGGTCACCGATGCGGCCTATCTGAGTGGCTATGAAGCCAGCAGCAGCTTCTACAAGGACGCACCGGCCATGCTGGGCATGGCGCCGCAGTCCTACCGCAGGCGCGGCCAGGACCAGCGCATCCGCTTTGCCCTGGCCGAGTGCTCGCTGGGCAGCCTGCTGGTGGCCAGCACCGACAAGGGCGTGTGCTGCGTGCTGCTGGGCGATGATCCCCATGCGCTGGTGGATGATCTGCAGCAGCGTTTTGCGGCGGCGCAGCTGATCGGAGCCGATGCGCAATATGAACAGACCGTGGCCCAGGTGGTGGCCCTGATGGAGCAGCCTCGGGTGGGGCTGGCCCTGCCGCTGGATATTCAGGGTACGGCGTTTCAGCAGCGCGTGTGGCAGGCGCTGCAGAGCATTCCGGCCGGCCAGACCGTCAGCTACAGCGAACTGGCCAGGCAACTGGGCCAGCCAAGCGCCACGCGGGCCGTGGCCAGCGCGGTGGCGGCCAATCCGATTGCCGTGGCCGTGCCCTGTCATCGTGTGCTGCGCAACGATGGCAGCATCTCGGGCTATCGCTGGGGCGTGGAGCGCAAGCGTGCGCTGCTGCTGCGCGAGGCCCAGCAGGCCCAACTCAAGCTCTCTTAA
- the kynA gene encoding tryptophan 2,3-dioxygenase translates to MTNESSGCPLHGGAAIVRDEKAQLDFSRDMSYGDYLHLDQILTAQHPLSPAHDEMLFIVQHQTSELWMKLMLHEVRAATAAIANASGETKPDAFKMLARVSRIMEQLVSAWTVLSTMTPPEYSAMRPYLANSSGFQSYQYRCIEFALGNKNAAMLQPHAHRSDLLAQVQAAYESPSLYDVALQLLAREGIAVPADRLQRDWTQPYEASEGVKQAWITVYRDPHKYWDLYQLGEKLADIEDAFRLWRFRHLTTVERVIGFKRGTGGTGGVSYLKKMLDVVLFPEIWSLRTEL, encoded by the coding sequence ATGACGAATGAATCCTCCGGTTGCCCCCTGCATGGCGGCGCAGCCATCGTCCGCGACGAGAAAGCCCAGCTCGACTTCAGCCGTGACATGAGCTATGGCGACTATCTGCATCTGGACCAGATTCTCACGGCCCAGCATCCGCTGTCGCCCGCCCATGACGAGATGCTCTTCATCGTGCAGCACCAGACCAGCGAGCTGTGGATGAAGCTGATGCTGCACGAGGTGCGCGCGGCTACGGCAGCCATTGCCAATGCCTCTGGCGAGACCAAGCCCGATGCCTTCAAGATGCTGGCGCGTGTCTCGCGCATCATGGAGCAGCTGGTCAGCGCCTGGACCGTGCTGTCCACCATGACACCGCCCGAATATTCGGCCATGCGCCCCTATCTGGCCAACTCCAGCGGCTTCCAGAGCTACCAGTACCGCTGCATCGAGTTTGCCCTGGGCAACAAGAATGCGGCCATGCTCCAGCCCCACGCCCACCGCAGCGATCTGCTGGCCCAGGTGCAGGCCGCCTACGAATCGCCATCGCTGTACGACGTGGCCCTGCAATTGCTGGCCCGCGAAGGCATCGCCGTGCCTGCCGACCGCCTGCAGCGCGACTGGACCCAGCCCTATGAGGCCAGCGAGGGCGTGAAACAGGCATGGATCACCGTCTACCGCGATCCGCACAAGTATTGGGATCTGTACCAGTTGGGCGAGAAGCTGGCCGATATCGAAGATGCCTTCCGTCTCTGGCGCTTCCGCCACCTGACCACGGTGGAGCGCGTCATCGGCTTCAAGCGCGGCACGGGTGGCACCGGCGGTGTGAGCTATCTCAAGAAGATGCTGGACGTGGTGCTGTTCCCTGAAATCTGGAGCCTGCGCACCGAGCTGTAG